One region of Streptomyces sp. NBC_00442 genomic DNA includes:
- a CDS encoding DUF3037 domain-containing protein: MSKREVFEYALLRVVPRVERGECFNAGVLVYCRAHSFVAARTHLDEAKLRALDPAADVVGVRAALRAVEGVCGGGEGAGQAAGDDPGRRFRWLIAPRSTVVQPGPVHTGLTADPAAETERLLDLLVR, encoded by the coding sequence TTGAGCAAGCGCGAAGTCTTCGAGTACGCGCTGCTGCGCGTGGTGCCACGCGTCGAGCGCGGTGAATGTTTCAACGCGGGCGTCCTGGTCTATTGCCGCGCCCACTCCTTCGTCGCGGCACGCACCCACCTGGACGAGGCCAAGCTGAGGGCGCTCGACCCGGCCGCGGACGTGGTGGGCGTGCGGGCCGCGCTGCGCGCCGTCGAGGGTGTCTGCGGCGGCGGCGAGGGGGCCGGGCAGGCGGCGGGCGACGACCCGGGCCGCCGCTTCCGCTGGCTCATCGCGCCCCGCTCCACCGTGGTCCAGCCGGGCCCGGTGCACACCGGCCTGACCGCGGATCCCGCGGCCGAGACCGAACGGCTGCTCGACCTGCTGGTGCGGTGA
- a CDS encoding Rieske (2Fe-2S) protein codes for MSTEAHSAPAPGPAHAPARVAAQVPARRTVIACVGAAGLAAALTACGGSDSAAGSGPATAAAPAGDGGAKGGGDVLGKTSDIPQGGGKIFAKEGVVVTQPAAGQFKAFSAKCTHQGCAVSSVSGGTINCPCHGSKFDVADGSVKAGPAPAPLPTAAISVEGDSIKLA; via the coding sequence ATGAGCACCGAAGCGCACTCCGCACCCGCGCCGGGACCGGCACACGCACCCGCGCGGGTAGCGGCACAGGTACCGGCGCGCCGAACCGTCATCGCGTGCGTCGGCGCGGCAGGTCTCGCCGCGGCGCTCACGGCGTGCGGCGGCTCGGACAGCGCGGCCGGCTCCGGCCCGGCCACGGCCGCCGCGCCCGCCGGGGACGGTGGCGCCAAGGGCGGCGGGGACGTCCTGGGGAAGACCTCCGACATCCCGCAGGGCGGCGGAAAGATCTTCGCCAAGGAGGGCGTCGTGGTGACCCAGCCCGCCGCGGGCCAGTTCAAGGCGTTCTCGGCGAAGTGCACCCATCAAGGCTGCGCCGTGTCGTCCGTCTCGGGAGGAACCATCAACTGCCCCTGTCACGGGAGCAAGTTCGACGTGGCGGACGGCAGCGTGAAGGCCGGCCCCGCGCCGGCCCCGCTGCCAACCGCCGCGATCTCCGTCGAGGGGGATTCGATCAAGCTGGCGTAG
- a CDS encoding HipA family kinase — protein MLTEVTATRYVTPLREGGSLPGIVEADDLGTYVIKFTGAGQGRKTLVAEVVCGELARRLGLRVPELVTIQLDPVIGLSEPDQEVQELLKASGGLNLGMDYLPGSIGFDPLAYQVDAAEAGRVVWFDALINNVDRSWRNPNMLVWHGDPWLIDHGATMIWHHNWPGAAASAAKPYNASDHVLAPFGPDVASAAAELAPMVTEDLLTEVTALVPDEWLVDEPGFASTDALRRAYVDPLLARAAAIHERITLDAPTATGPSRAPGWLTEHAKPWPHPTKNSQNSQNTNNDPNSQKDADR, from the coding sequence ATGCTCACTGAAGTCACCGCGACCCGGTACGTCACGCCGTTGCGTGAGGGCGGGTCGCTTCCGGGCATCGTCGAGGCCGACGATCTCGGAACGTACGTCATCAAGTTCACCGGGGCCGGCCAGGGCCGCAAGACGCTCGTCGCGGAGGTCGTCTGCGGCGAGCTCGCGCGGCGCCTGGGGCTGCGCGTGCCGGAACTGGTCACCATCCAGCTCGACCCGGTCATCGGCCTGTCCGAACCCGATCAGGAGGTGCAGGAGCTCCTGAAGGCGAGCGGCGGCCTCAATCTCGGCATGGACTACCTGCCGGGCTCGATCGGGTTCGATCCGCTCGCCTATCAGGTGGACGCGGCCGAGGCGGGCCGGGTCGTGTGGTTCGACGCGCTGATCAACAACGTCGACCGGTCGTGGCGCAACCCCAACATGCTGGTGTGGCACGGCGACCCGTGGCTCATCGACCACGGCGCCACCATGATCTGGCACCACAACTGGCCGGGTGCCGCGGCCTCCGCGGCGAAGCCCTACAACGCGTCCGACCACGTGCTCGCTCCGTTCGGGCCCGACGTCGCCTCCGCCGCCGCCGAGCTCGCACCGATGGTCACCGAGGATCTCCTCACCGAGGTCACGGCCCTCGTTCCCGACGAGTGGCTGGTCGACGAGCCAGGCTTCGCGTCCACCGACGCACTGCGCCGCGCCTACGTCGACCCGCTGCTCGCCCGCGCCGCGGCGATCCACGAGCGCATCACCCTGGACGCCCCCACCGCCACCGGGCCCTCCCGGGCGCCGGGCTGGCTGACCGAGCACGCGAAGCCCTGGCCGCACCCCACCAAGAACAGCCAGAACAGCCAGAACACCAACAACGACCCGAACAGCCAGAAGGATGCCGACCGTTGA
- a CDS encoding isochorismatase family protein, producing the protein MATKELLVRQLVPASTVLMTVECQQGVVGKDSALPELAAQARESGALHNVARLVTGAHRAGVQVLHAVAERRPDGRGANRNARLFRAAERLPVQQYSGSRAVRVAEPIEVTDEDFVVRRLHGLSPVSGTDVDALLRNLGCRTLIVTGVSANVAIPNAVFDAVNLGYTAVVAADAIAGVPADYIPAMVRHTLALVATVATTDDILGCFEEAGRATPA; encoded by the coding sequence ATGGCGACGAAGGAACTCCTCGTACGGCAACTCGTCCCCGCCTCCACGGTGCTGATGACCGTCGAGTGCCAGCAGGGCGTGGTCGGAAAAGACAGCGCGCTGCCCGAACTTGCCGCACAGGCACGGGAGTCGGGGGCGCTGCACAACGTGGCACGGCTCGTGACGGGCGCGCACCGGGCAGGCGTCCAGGTGCTGCACGCGGTCGCGGAGCGCCGCCCCGACGGACGCGGCGCGAACCGCAACGCACGGCTCTTCCGGGCCGCCGAACGACTGCCGGTGCAGCAGTACTCGGGCTCACGGGCGGTGCGCGTCGCCGAGCCGATCGAGGTGACCGACGAGGACTTCGTGGTGCGCCGGCTGCACGGCCTCTCGCCGGTGTCCGGCACGGACGTCGACGCGCTCCTGCGCAACCTCGGCTGCCGCACCCTGATCGTCACCGGCGTCTCGGCGAACGTGGCGATCCCCAACGCGGTCTTCGACGCCGTCAACCTCGGCTACACCGCGGTGGTCGCCGCGGACGCGATCGCGGGGGTGCCGGCCGACTACATCCCCGCGATGGTCCGGCACACCCTGGCCCTCGTCGCCACCGTGGCCACGACCGACGACATCCTGGGCTGCTTCGAGGAAGCGGGCCGCGCTACGCCAGCTTGA